The genomic window CTGCGCCAGTCGCTGCCGGGCGTGCAAATCGAAGGCGTCGGCGACAGCGTGATGCTGACGGGCTCGGTATCGAGCCCGGTCGAGGCCCAGCAGGCCGGCGACGTCGCCGCAAAGCTCGTCGGCGGCAGCGACAAGGTCGTCAACAACATCGTCGTGCGCGGCCGCGACCAGGTGATGCTCAAGGTCGTCGTCGGCGAAGTCCGCCGCGATATCGTCAAGCAACTGGGCGTCGATCTCAGCGCCAGCCTGAATGCCGGCACCGCCGTGGTGAACTTCAACAACTCCAACCCGTTCTCGGTCTCTGGTGGACCGATCGTCGCCAACAACGGGCTCGGCGTCGCCGGCCTCGCCAAGGGCGTCGCCACCGTGAGTGCCACGATGCGCGCAATGGAAAGCGCCGGCGTCATGCGCACCCTGGCCGAGCCGAGCCTGACCGCGATCTCGGGCGAATCCGCAACCTTCATCGCCGGCGGCGAATTCCCGATTCCGGCCGGCTATTCCTGCGATCCGGTCACCCACGTCTGTACCACCCAGGTCACCTACAAGAAGTTCGGCATCTCCCTGAATTTCACCCCGGTCGTGCTCAGCGAAGGCCGCATCAGCCTGCGCGTCATGACCGAGGTCTCGGAGCTGTCGAATACGAACGCGATCACGCTGACGCAGGCGGTGTCCTCGACCTCGAGCAACTCCATCACGATTCCCTCGGTTCAGACCCGCCGCGCCGAAACGACGCTGGAAATTCCCTCCGGCGGCTCGATGGCGATGGCCGGCCTGATCCAGCAGCACACCAAGCAGGCGATCAACGGCCTGCCCGGCGTCGACCAGGTGCCGATCATCGGCGCGCTGTTCCGCAGCCAGGACTTCGTCAACAACGAGACCGAGCTGATGGTGATCGTGACGCCCTATGTGGTGCGCGCCGTCGCCCAGAAGGAATTGTCGCGGCCCGACGATGGTTTCGCGCCGGCCTCCGACGCGCAGACGGCGCTGCTCGGCCGCATGAACCGCCTTTATGGCATCGCGCGCCGCGTCGATCCGATCAACGGCACGCCTGGCGATTTCGGTTTCATCATCGACTGACGACGAGCGGACGGCCCGGGGGAACGGGACAGGAAACGGGGCAAGAGGGGATCAAGCGATGACGAGGACGATAGCCGACCGACGCCGCCACTTCAGCGTAGCGATGGCGCTGACGGGACTGTCCGTCATGCTGGGTGCGTGCAACACCACCGGTGAAATCGTCACTCAGACGGTGCCGACCGACTATCGCCAGCGCCACCCGATCGCGGTGCAGGAGGGCAAGCGCTCGATCGTGATCTTCGTCGGCAAGGCGCGCGGCGGCCTCTCGGCTGCGCAACACGCGGATGTCGTCGGCATTGCCCGGGACTGGGTGCGCGAAGGCACCGGCTCCGTCGTCGTCGACGTGCCCACCGACACCGCGAATTCGCGCGCGGCGGCGGCAACCTATCAGGAAATCCGCTCCGTGCTCGCATCCGGCGGCGTGCCCTCGCGCGCCATCGTCCAGCATCCCTATCGTCCCGAGGATCCCGGCCTCCTGCCGACGATCCGGCTGAGCTATTCCAAGATCAGCGCGGTGGCCGGACCCTGCGGACTGTGGCCGGAAGACGTTGGTCCGAACATCCTCGACCCCGGCTACAACGAGAACCGGCCGTATTTCAATCTGGGCTGCGCCAGCCAGCGCAACCTCGCGGCCATGATCGACAACCCCGCCGACCTCGAGCAGCCGCGCGCCGAGACGCCCGCCTACACCGCTCGGCGCGACATCGCCTTCGACCGCTATCGCAAGGGCTCGCCCACTGCGACTGCCTATCCCGAGGCCGACAAGGCCAAACTCAGCGACACCGGCAAATGACAGGCATCCACGACGAAGACGCGGACGATCCGCGGCACCCCGACGAACACATTGCGCCGGTTCCCCGCATCTCGGTGCAGGCCTTTTGTGAGACCGAGCAGACGCTCGCCGCGGTGACCGCGGCGGGGGAGGATCGCCGGCTCGCCAAGGCGCATCTCACTGCCAGGGACGGTGGCCTTGCTGCGGCGATCGAAGTCTATGAATCGATGCCGACGCCGAACGTGATCGTGATCGAGTCCGACGGCACGCGCGACATCCTGGAGGGGCTCGACGACCTCGCCGGCGTCTGCGATCCCGGTACCCGCGTCGTGGTGATCGGCAATCCCAACGACACCGCGCCCTATCGCGAGCTGGTCCGCCGCGGCGTCAACGATTACGTGGTCGGACCGGTCGAAACCCTCGACGTGGTCCGCTCGATCTGCAGCCTGTTCTCGGCGTCGGAAGCCATCATCACCGGCCGTGTCATCGCGGTGGTCGGCGCCAAGGGCGGCGTCGGCGCGTCCACCGTCGCGCACAACGTGGCCTGGACCATCGCCCGCGATCTCGCGCTCGATTCCGTCGTGATCGATCTCGACCTCGCCTTCGGCACCGCGAGCCTCGACTACAATCAGGATCCGGTGCAGGGCATCGCCAACGCGGTGCTGTCACAGGACCGGCCGGACACGGCGCTGATGGAGCGCCTGCTCGCCAAATGCACCGAGCGTCTCAGCCTGCTGGCCGCGCCCGCGACGCTCGACCGCGTCTACGATTTCGGCGCCGAAGCCTTCGACGCGGTGTTCGACACGCTGCGCATGACCACGCCTTGCATCGTGCTCGATGTTCCCCACCAATGGTCGGGCTGGACCCGGCGCGCGTTGGTCAACGCCGACGACATCGTGATCGTCGCCGAGCCCGATCTCGCCAATTTGCGCAACACCAAGAACATGCTGAGCGTGCTCAAGGCGGCGCGGCCGAACGACCGGCCGCCGCTGTACTGCCTCAACCAGGTCGGCATGCACAAGCGGGCGGAGATCGAGGTCAAAGCCTTCGCCAAGACCATGGAGAGCCAGCCGCTCGCGGTGATCCCGTTCGATTCGAAGCTGTTCTCGACCGCTGCCAACAATGGCCAGATGATCGCGGAGGTCTCCAAGAGTCACCGCACCACCCTTCTGTTCCAGAGCATGGCGAACCGCCTCGCCGGCCGCGGCGAGATGAAGAAGCCGAAGCGTTCGCTGGTCGGGCCGCTGCTGAAAAAGCTGAAGGGCAGGTCGGGCCGCGGATCCGCCCCGCATCGCAAGGCGTCGTAAGGCTGGAAGCGTCTTCGAGCGAACTGGCTACCGGTTCGTGCGAAGACAACGCGTCAAAACGAGAATCTACGAAGAGAAGAGCGTGGGCTATCTGTCCGCCCGCTGCTGCTTCTTCGCGAGCAATTGCCGCAGCGCCGTGACCTTTGCCGCCGCCTGATCCGGCGGCAGATCGGCCTTCACGATGGCCTCGGCCTCCGCCTGCTTTCCTTCCAGCCCCAGCACGAGCGCGAGATTGGCGCGCACGCGGGGGTCAGTGGGATTGCGCTCATGCGCGCGGCGCATCGTTTCCTCTGCCCGCGGCAGATTGTTCTGGAGCATGTAGGACAGGCCGAGATTGGACAACACCTGCGGCTCGTCGGGCACGATCTTCAGGGCGGTCGCGTAATATTGCTGCGCCTCCTCGTTGCGGCCGAGCTGATCGAGCGCCGCGCCCTGCGCCGACAGGATGCGCCAATCCGGATCCTCGGGCGTATGCGCACGGCCGAGAACATCGAAGGCCTGCTGAAAATTGCCGTTGTCGGCGAGCGCGCGGCCATAGCCGGCGAGCAATGCCTTGTTGCTGGGATGGGCGAGCACGGCCTGCTCCATCACCGCGACGGCCTGCGCCCGCTGGCCGCTCTCGCGCAGCGCCTTGCCGTAGGCGAGCGCAACGCTGGGATCGCCGGGCTTGGCGCGGTAGCGCTCACGCAGGGCGTCCATGTCCGGCCTGGCGTCGGCCGTGACGGTCGTTTCAGATCTGACGCCGAGCGCGCCGGTCACATCCTCGATGCCATTGGTCTGGCAGCCGCCGAGCACGAGCACCATCAACGCGGGAAGCAGGAATTTCGCCGAAGGAAAGGCGGCGGACGGACGCTTGGGCATACTCTGATCACTCGGCGACTGATCAGAGATGCTTACCCATTAACGCTAAAGCCCGGTTAAGGAGGCGCAACCATTAAGGCCTAATCGACGAACTCCGCGCCGAACTCGCAGCCGATGCGCCAGCGCAGGCGGCATTGGCGGGAATAATCGGGCGCGAAGATGATGGTGAATTGCGGCGGCACTTCCAGGAATTCCGCCACCACTTTCACGCCGCCATCCGAAATATCCGTGATCGTGCAGTCGCGCGGCAGCGAGCCCGCACCAAAATGGATCTTGGCCAGCCGGCTGCACACCCGGCGTTCGCTTCTCCGGCGATTTGCAAGCATTTGAATTCTTCACCCGTTAGATCACGGCCCATCCCGCAGCCCCAAGAGTAGCGGACATTCGTTGGAATGTGCTGAGGAGAGCCGCTCGCATTCGAGGCGTAGTGTCGGCATCGCGTTTACGGTCGGTTAGGGCTTGCTTGGCCTCGGAAATGTTCCTGTATTGTTCTTGCGAAGGGCGCCAGGCTCTGCTACCCCTAATTGCACGAGAGGGCAGGCTGGTTCGAGCATGGTTCAGCGGGTTTCTACCGTCGCCTTTGAGGGGATCGAGGCCCGTGCGGTCGACGTGCAGGTGCAGGTCGCCCCGGGCCTGCCGGCCTTCGCCATCGTCGGCTTGCCGGACAAGGCGGTGTCGGAGGCGCGCGAGCGGGTCCGTTCGGCCCTGATCGCCTCGGGGCTGGCGCTGCCGGCGCGGCGGATCATCGTCAATCTGGCGCCGGCCGATCTGCCCAAGGAGGGCAGCCATTACGACCTGCCGATCGCGCTCGGGCTGATGGCGGCGATCGGCGCGATCCCGCCGGATGCGCTGACGGGTTTCACGGTTCTGGGCGAGCTCGGCCTCGACGGGTCGATCGCGCCGGTCGCAGGTGTCCTGCCCGCCGCGATCGGCGCCAATGGACGCGAGGAGGGCCTGATCTGCCCCGCCGCCTGCGGCTCGGAGGCGGCCTGGGCGAGCCCGGACATCCAGATCATCGCCGCACAATCGCTCATTCAGATCGCCAACCATTTCAAGGGCACGCAGGTGCTGTCGCGGCCCTCACCGAAGGTGCATGAAGCCGCCGCCTCGTCCCTCGACCTGCGCGATATCAAGGGCCAGGAAAGCGCCAAGCGGGCGCTGGAGATCGCAGCTGCCGGCGGGCATCACCTCTTGATGATCGGTGCGCCCGGCGCGGGCAAGTCGATGCTGGCGGCGCGCCTGCCCTCGATCCTGCCGCCGCTGTCGCCGAGCGAATTGCTCGAAGTCTCCATGATCGCGTCCGTCGCCGGCGAGATCGAGGGCGGCGCGCTGACCGCGCGGCGGCCGTTCCGCTCGCCGCATCATTCCGCCAGCATGGCCGCGCTCACCGGCGGCGGCATGCGCGCCAAGCCCGGCGAGATCTCGCTGGCGCATCAGGGCGTGCTGTTCCTCGACGAGCTGCCCGAGTTCGATCCGCGCGTCCTGGATTCGCTGCGCCAGCCCTTGGAGAACGGCGAGGTCGCGGTGTCGCGCGCCAATCACCGCGTCACCTACCCTGCCCGCTTCATGCTGGTGGCCGCAATGAATCCCTGCCGCTGCGGCAATGCGTTCGAGCCCGGCTATGCCTGCAAGCGCGGCCGCATCGACCGCTGCACCGGCGACTACCAGGCGCGCATCTCCGGTCCCCTGATGGATCGCATTGATCTGCGCATCGAGGTGCCGGCAGTGACCGCGGCCGATTTGATCCTGCCGCCGCCGGCGGAAGGCTCCGCCGAGGTCGCCGCGCGCGTGGCGGCCGCACGCGACATCCAGCTTGCGCGTTATGCCGATGCCGGCCTGCCCAACGTCCGCACCAATGCCGAGGCGCCGGCCTCGGTCCTCGAAGAGATCGCCAAGCCGGATGCGCAGGGCGCCAAACTGCTGCGCGACGCCGCCGAGACCATGCGGCTGTCGGCGCGCGGCTATCATCGCGTGCTGCGGGTCGCGCGCACGCTGGCCGATCTCGACAACGCCGACAAGATCGGCCGCTTGCACCTCGCCGAGGCCCTGTCCTACCGCGCACTCGCGGAGGATGTGCGCCAGTTGGCCTGATCATTCCGCGCATCAACCCGGCGGTAACGAGTTTCCTTTACGCTCTGCAAACCATAAGCCCCATGTGTTTCCAACACGAGTTCCCGAGGGGCCCGGGCGAGTAGAGTGTCATGTTGCGTTTCAAGATCCTGGCCTCGGTTGTCCCCCTGTTGGCAGCGGCGGTGTTCGCCCGCGCTGAGATCGGATCGGTCTCGCATCCCTGCATCGCCCTCGGCGAGACCTCGGTCGAGCTCACAACTCTGTTCTGGACCGCCGGCGTGCACGTCGCCTTCACCGAGGATCCCGCGCAGGCCACGGTCCGGGTTCAGGTCACCGACGATGCGGACGCTGCGGATTTCGCGGTGGTGGACGACGGCCTCGGTTCGGAATCGGAAACCTGCCAGGCCACTCCGTCGACGCGCTTGGTCTCGATCGCGGCGCAGCCCATCGATGGCGCTCAGGTGATCTATCTCTCCACCGAAGGGCCGGCTGATTACCGCATCTATGTGCGCTCGAAAACGTTCTCGCAGCGCGAGGCGGCGGCGCTGATCGTCGGCGCCCGCGGCGGCCACCGCCAGCTCCAGGCCGCCTCGCTCTGAAGCATTAACACCTCGTCAACCCTGTTTGGAGGCGGCGCCGAAGCCTCAAACTGTTCGCAAGGTCGAGGCGACATCGTCACACACGGCGAGCGCGGGGTTTCGGACAAGAGTCGGGGTCGGTGGCGATGGGTCGGACGTTCCGGATCAAGGTGCGCATGCGCCGCTTCAGGCGACGGCATCCCCGTATCGCTTTCGCGCTCCGCTCCTTCATGATCTTCTCGGCGACGTTCGGCGCCGCCTATGGTTTCGTCTCCGGCAGCCGGTCCGAGAACTCCGGCTACGATCCGAATGCGTTTGCGATCGGCGCGAGCTTCCTGTTCGCCCTCGCCTGTCTCGGCCTTGCGACGCTGAGCATGCGGCTGCGTTTCGTCAACAAGCGGCTGCGTACGCTCGCCGCCCACAATGAGACGCTGATCGATCGCAATTGGGAGCTGAAGGAAGCCGAAGAGCGTGCCCGCAGCCTGTTCGAGCAGCAGGGCGATCTGATCGTGCTGCGCGACACAAACGGGCGCATCACCTTTGCCAATGACGCCTATTGCGCGCTGGCCGGACAGGCGCGGAGCGCGCTGGTCGGCACCCGCTTCGATTTCGACGTGCTCGAGCAGGGCGACAGCGCGCGCGAGAGCAGCGGCACGCGCGTCCACGACCAGAAGATCGCAACCCCGCTCGGCGCGCGCTGGATCGCCTGGCGCGAGGGCTATGTCCGCCTCGATGCCGGGCAGCCCGCCGAATTGCAGAGCGTCGGACGTGACGTCACCGACCGCACCGAGACCGAACGCGCTTTGTCCGACGCCCGCGATCAGGCCGATGCCGCCAACCGCGCGAAATCGCGTTTTCTCGCGATGGCCTCGCACGAAATCCGCACGCCCCTCAACGGCATCATCGGCATGGGCGGCCTTCTGCTCGATACCACGCTGACGCCGGAGCAGACGACCTATGCCAAGGCGGTGAAAACCTCCGGCGAAGCCTTGATGACGCTGATCGAGGAGCTGCTCGATTATTCCAAGATCGAAGCCGGCAAGCTCGATCTCGAGCAACGTCCCTTCGCCTTGTCCACGCTGATCGAGGAGATCACCGAGCTTCTGGCGCCGCGTGCGCAGACAAAAACTCTCGAGATCGCATCCTATATCGACGAGCGCCTGCCGCTCGAGGTGGTAGGCGACGCCGCGCGGCTGCGTCAGGTGCTGCTCAATCTTGCGGGCAACGCCATCAAGTTCACCGCGAGCGGAGGCGTCGCGCTGATCGTCGAGCCCGGCATCTGGCCGCACGAGATCAGCTTCCTGGTCCGCGACACCGGCATTGGCATCGCGCCGGAAGCGCAGTCGCGCATCTTTCGGGAGTTCGAGCAGGCGGACGAGCGCGTCGCGCGCACTTATGGCGGCACCGGGCTCGGCCTTTCCATCAGCGAGCGCATCGTCAAGCGCATGGGCGGCCGGATCACGCTCGCGAGCGAGCCGGGCAAGGGCTCGACCTTCGAGGTCGCGGTGCCACTGGCCCCGTCACAAGCCGGCGCCGGACAGACGGCATTCCCCAGCCCCGACCTCGCCGGCAAATCGTTACTCCTCGTCGCCGAGGGCATCGAAGCCTCGCTGATCGCGCGGCGCCTGGAACGCTGGGGCGGCCAGACCTGCATGGTTGCGGATGCGGCGGTCGCCGAGGCGCTACTGCCGGAGCGTTCATGGCACGCCGTACTGGTCGATCGCGCGATCGGTCCTGCCGCTGCCGACCATCTCGGCGAAGCGGCGCGGGCGCATGCGATGCAGCGGCTCGTGCTGCTGACGTCGAGCTCGCGCCACGAGAAATTCTCCCCGGCCTTCTCCGGATTCCTGGTGAAGCCGCTGCGCGCGGCCTCGCTTGCCACACGCCTCGCGCTGACGCCGGAGATCGCCTCGCCCGATCTCGCGCCGGAGCCGGTGACAGAATCCACCAGCGCAACGCGGGCGAGGGGTTTCTCGATTCTCGTTGCCGAGGACAACGAGATCAACGCATTGTTGATGCGATCGCTGCTCACCAAACTCGGCCATCGCGTCGTCATCGCCGTCCATGGCGAGGCGGCGCTGGAATCCTGGCTCGCCGCCTCATCGGCCGGCGCGCCCTATGACCTCGTGCTGATGGACATCCAGATGCCGCAGCTCGACGGCATCGAGACGACAAAACGCATCCGCGCACATGAGGCAGCCACGGGTCGCCAGCACACACCGATCCTGGCGCTCACCGCCAATACGCTGGTCGAGGACCGCTACGCCTGCTTCGAGGCAGGCATGAACGGATTCCTGATCAAGCCGCTCGACCGCGAGAAGCTGGACGAGGCGCTGGCCGGGCTGGCCGCGTCGCGGAACCTGGCAGTCTGATCCAGAATTTCACGGGAACCTCAGCTCGCCGGCGCCAGCTATGTTGCGGGGCAGGCCGGGAGCCGAGCATGCCCCGTGTCGTCCGGCGGGACGATCGTTCCTTCATGAGCAGTAAAACGCGGCGCAGCGAGCTTATCAGGCGGCGTTTGGGGGCCTTTGAATATGGTGTCCGTCTTTGCCGCGCGCTTGCAATGTGGGCACACGAAGAGATGCGCGATGATCGGGGTCGGCTCGTCCGCGAGCAGTTCGGAGCGGAACCACTTCATCTCGATATGGCAGTCCGGGCAGATCGGCGCTTCAAGCTGCTCCGCGGCGCTTCTGAGACGATCAACCATGCTGCCTCCCAGCCGTTTTTGAAGGCATAGCGGAATACCGATTGTCGGTCAGCAACAAAAGACACTCAGCCCGGACCAGCCAGGGACCCATGTTCACCGGCGCGATTACAGCCGCCTGAGCGCCACGCTCTCCACCGTGTGGTCGGCGCCCTTTTTCAGGATCAGCGTCGCGCGGGGGCGGGTCGGCAGAATGTTGTCCTCGAGATTGGCAAGGTTGGTGCGTTCCCAGATTGCGATCGCGGTGGCGGTCGCTTCCTCATCCGACAACAGGGCGTAGCGGTTGAAGTAGGATTTTGGATTGGTGAAGGCGGTGTCGCGCAGCGCCAGGAAGCGCTTGATGTACCATTGCCGCAGCGCCGCCTCGTCGGCGTCGATATAGACCGAGAAGTCGAAGAAGTCGGAGACCACAGGCACCGCCTTGCCGTCACGCGGCAGCTTTCCGGTCTGCAGCACGTTGACGCCTTCGACGATCAGAATGTCGGGCCGATCGATCTCCGCCCACTCGTTTGGCACGATGTCATAGGTCAGATGCGAATAGACCGGCGCGCGGACGTGACGACGGCCGGACTTGATGTCGGAGAGGAAGCTGAGCAGCAGCGGCAGGTCATAGCTGTCCGGAAAGCCCTTCTTCTGCATGATGCCCTGCCGCTCGAGCACCGCGTTGGGATACAGAAATCCGTCGGTCGTGATCAGTTCGACCTTCGGCCGCGGCGACCAGCGCGCCAACAGCGCCTGAAGCACGCGGGCCGTGGTGGATTTTCCGACGGCGACCGAGCCGGCGACGCCGATGATGTAGGGTACTTTTCGGTCGCGGATATTGAGGAACTGGCGCTCGGCGTAATACAGGCGCTGCATGGCGTCGACATAGATCGACAACAGGCGCGACAGCGGCAGGTAGATGTCCTCGACCTCCTGCAAGTCCAGGCGATCGTGCAGCGAGCGCAGCCGGTCGAACTCGCCCGGCTCCAGAGTCATCGGCGTATCGTCGCGCAGCCTGGACCACTGCTCGCGCGTATAGACGCGGTACGGATTATACTGCTGCTCGGGTGCGCGGATATCCATGACGCGATCTTTCCACCTCGGCTAGTTGCCGCTCTTGCGCGACGCCTTTTCTTCCAACCCTGACATCGACGTCCGCTTGTCCAGCGCGGCCTCGACCTCCTCCAGCTTTACGCCGCGTGCCTTGAGCAGCACAAGGAAATGGTAGAGCAGGTCGGCGCTTTCGGCGATCAGATGCGCGCGATCGTTTTCGACTGCTGCGATTACGGTTTCGACTGCTTCCTCACCGAACTTCTTGGCGCAATGCTCGGCGCCCTTGTCCAGAAGCTTGCGGGTATAGGAGGCTTCGCCACCGGATGCCGCGCGGGCATCGATGGTCTCGGCCAGATCGTGGATCGTGAAACGCGGCATACAGACTACTCGGAAAGCGCGATCCGGCCGAACGAGCCGGTCTACCGGCTCGTGTAGCACTTTTGTGAACGGGAGTCGTCAGGCATCGAGGCGCATGGGCAGTCCGCAGCGGGCCATGTGCTCCTTGGCTTCGCGGATGGTGAATTCCCCGAAGTGGAAGATCGAGGCGGCCAGCACGGCGGTGGCGTGCCCGTCGCGGATACCGTCGACGAGGTGGTCGAGATTGCCGACGCCGCCGGAGGCGATCACCGGGACGGAGACGCTGTCGGCGATCGCCCGGGTCAGCGGAATGTCAAAACCCTGCCGGGTGCCGTCGCGGTCCATCGAGGTGAGCAGGATTTCACCGGCGCCGAGCGAGACCACTTCCTGGGCATATTCGATGGCGTCGATGCCGGTCGAATTGCGCCCGCCATGGGTGAAGATCTCCCAGCGGTCGCCGCCCGGACGCTTGACGCGCTTGGCGTCGATCGCCACCACCACGCACTGCTCGCCGAACTTCTCGGCGGCTTCCTTGACGAACTCGCGTCGCGACACCGCGGCGCTGTTGATCGAGACCTTGTCTGCGCCGGCGCGCAGCAGCGTCTTGATGTCGTTGACCTCACGCACGCCGCCGCCGACGGTGACGGGCATGAAGCAGGCTTCCGCCGTGCGCCGGACCACGTCCAGCATGATGCCGCGGTTCTCATGGGTCGCGGTGATGTCGAGGAAGGTGAGCTCGTCGGCCCCGGCGGCATCATAGGCGATCGCGGCTTCGACAGGGTCGCCGGCATCGCGCAGATCGACGAAGTTGACGCCCTTGACGACCCTTCCGTCCTTGACGTCGAGGCAGGGGATCACGCGCACCTTGAACATTGGATGTCTCCTAGTACGCGTTGCGGATCAGGGTGAGGGCGGCGGCGGGATCGAGCCGGCCGTCGTAGAGCGCGCGGCCGGCGATCGCGCCAGCGAGCTTCTTGGCGCGCGGCGTCAGCATCGCCTTGACGTCCTCGATCGAGGCGAGGCCGCCTGAGGCGATCACGGGAATGGAGATCGCGTCCGCCAGCGCAATGGTCGCGTCTAAGTTCAGGCCCTTGAGCAGGCCGTCGCGCGCGATGTCGGTGAAGATGATGGCGGCAACGCCGGCATCCTCGAAACGCTTTGCGATCTCCAGCACCGTGACCTGCGAGGTCTCGGCCCAGCCTTCGACCGCGACCTTGCCGTCGCGGGCATCGAGACCGACCGCGACGCGGCCGGGGAATTTCTTCGCCGCAGCCTTCACCAACTGGGGATCGCGCACCGCGGCGGTGCCGATGATGACGCGGGTGATGCCCTTGTCGAGCCAGGCTTCGACGGTGGCGAGATCGCGAATGCCGCCGCCGAGCTGCACCGGAATTTTGATCGTCTTCAGCATCGCCTCGACGGCCTCGGCATTCACCGGCTTGCCGGCAAAGGCACCGTCGAGGTCGACGACGTGGAGATACTCAAAACCCTGCGCGGCAAAGCTCTGCGCTTGCGCCGCCGGATCGAGGTTGAACACGGTCGCGCGCGCCATGTCGCCTTGCTCGAGGCGCACGCATTGGCCGTTCTTGAGGTCGATCGCGGGGAAGAGGATCACGGTTTCCATCGCAAAAAGTTCGAGATCAGGGCCAGGCCGAAACGCTGGCTTTTCTCGGGGTGAAATTGCGTGCCGATCGCGGTGTCCTTCGCGACGATCGCGGTGACAGGCCCGCCGTAATCGGCGCGCGCCAGCACATCCGCCTCGTTGGCGGGGTTGAGGTGATAGGAGTGCACGAAATAGGCGTGCTGGCCCTTAGGGCCAAGCGGCAGCTTGTTCAGCACCGGATGCTCGCGCA from Bradyrhizobium zhanjiangense includes these protein-coding regions:
- a CDS encoding type II and III secretion system protein family protein, with translation MNYGDDRTGVRIRGKRARSFLAGTMLMLGLLAAPDRLSAADAPVGDQTPMQAPDLGVSPVATIAPARTRFLSLGVGKSVVIDLPREVKDVLVADPKIANAVIRSAQRAYIIGGQVGQTNVVFFTADGQQVASYDIAVKRDLNGMRAALRQSLPGVQIEGVGDSVMLTGSVSSPVEAQQAGDVAAKLVGGSDKVVNNIVVRGRDQVMLKVVVGEVRRDIVKQLGVDLSASLNAGTAVVNFNNSNPFSVSGGPIVANNGLGVAGLAKGVATVSATMRAMESAGVMRTLAEPSLTAISGESATFIAGGEFPIPAGYSCDPVTHVCTTQVTYKKFGISLNFTPVVLSEGRISLRVMTEVSELSNTNAITLTQAVSSTSSNSITIPSVQTRRAETTLEIPSGGSMAMAGLIQQHTKQAINGLPGVDQVPIIGALFRSQDFVNNETELMVIVTPYVVRAVAQKELSRPDDGFAPASDAQTALLGRMNRLYGIARRVDPINGTPGDFGFIID
- a CDS encoding CpaD family pilus assembly protein; protein product: MTRTIADRRRHFSVAMALTGLSVMLGACNTTGEIVTQTVPTDYRQRHPIAVQEGKRSIVIFVGKARGGLSAAQHADVVGIARDWVREGTGSVVVDVPTDTANSRAAAATYQEIRSVLASGGVPSRAIVQHPYRPEDPGLLPTIRLSYSKISAVAGPCGLWPEDVGPNILDPGYNENRPYFNLGCASQRNLAAMIDNPADLEQPRAETPAYTARRDIAFDRYRKGSPTATAYPEADKAKLSDTGK
- a CDS encoding AAA family ATPase; the encoded protein is MTGIHDEDADDPRHPDEHIAPVPRISVQAFCETEQTLAAVTAAGEDRRLAKAHLTARDGGLAAAIEVYESMPTPNVIVIESDGTRDILEGLDDLAGVCDPGTRVVVIGNPNDTAPYRELVRRGVNDYVVGPVETLDVVRSICSLFSASEAIITGRVIAVVGAKGGVGASTVAHNVAWTIARDLALDSVVIDLDLAFGTASLDYNQDPVQGIANAVLSQDRPDTALMERLLAKCTERLSLLAAPATLDRVYDFGAEAFDAVFDTLRMTTPCIVLDVPHQWSGWTRRALVNADDIVIVAEPDLANLRNTKNMLSVLKAARPNDRPPLYCLNQVGMHKRAEIEVKAFAKTMESQPLAVIPFDSKLFSTAANNGQMIAEVSKSHRTTLLFQSMANRLAGRGEMKKPKRSLVGPLLKKLKGRSGRGSAPHRKAS
- a CDS encoding tetratricopeptide repeat protein; this encodes MPKRPSAAFPSAKFLLPALMVLVLGGCQTNGIEDVTGALGVRSETTVTADARPDMDALRERYRAKPGDPSVALAYGKALRESGQRAQAVAVMEQAVLAHPSNKALLAGYGRALADNGNFQQAFDVLGRAHTPEDPDWRILSAQGAALDQLGRNEEAQQYYATALKIVPDEPQVLSNLGLSYMLQNNLPRAEETMRRAHERNPTDPRVRANLALVLGLEGKQAEAEAIVKADLPPDQAAAKVTALRQLLAKKQQRADR
- a CDS encoding PilZ domain-containing protein — encoded protein: MLANRRRSERRVCSRLAKIHFGAGSLPRDCTITDISDGGVKVVAEFLEVPPQFTIIFAPDYSRQCRLRWRIGCEFGAEFVD
- a CDS encoding YifB family Mg chelatase-like AAA ATPase encodes the protein MVQRVSTVAFEGIEARAVDVQVQVAPGLPAFAIVGLPDKAVSEARERVRSALIASGLALPARRIIVNLAPADLPKEGSHYDLPIALGLMAAIGAIPPDALTGFTVLGELGLDGSIAPVAGVLPAAIGANGREEGLICPAACGSEAAWASPDIQIIAAQSLIQIANHFKGTQVLSRPSPKVHEAAASSLDLRDIKGQESAKRALEIAAAGGHHLLMIGAPGAGKSMLAARLPSILPPLSPSELLEVSMIASVAGEIEGGALTARRPFRSPHHSASMAALTGGGMRAKPGEISLAHQGVLFLDELPEFDPRVLDSLRQPLENGEVAVSRANHRVTYPARFMLVAAMNPCRCGNAFEPGYACKRGRIDRCTGDYQARISGPLMDRIDLRIEVPAVTAADLILPPPAEGSAEVAARVAAARDIQLARYADAGLPNVRTNAEAPASVLEEIAKPDAQGAKLLRDAAETMRLSARGYHRVLRVARTLADLDNADKIGRLHLAEALSYRALAEDVRQLA
- a CDS encoding ATP-binding protein: MGRTFRIKVRMRRFRRRHPRIAFALRSFMIFSATFGAAYGFVSGSRSENSGYDPNAFAIGASFLFALACLGLATLSMRLRFVNKRLRTLAAHNETLIDRNWELKEAEERARSLFEQQGDLIVLRDTNGRITFANDAYCALAGQARSALVGTRFDFDVLEQGDSARESSGTRVHDQKIATPLGARWIAWREGYVRLDAGQPAELQSVGRDVTDRTETERALSDARDQADAANRAKSRFLAMASHEIRTPLNGIIGMGGLLLDTTLTPEQTTYAKAVKTSGEALMTLIEELLDYSKIEAGKLDLEQRPFALSTLIEEITELLAPRAQTKTLEIASYIDERLPLEVVGDAARLRQVLLNLAGNAIKFTASGGVALIVEPGIWPHEISFLVRDTGIGIAPEAQSRIFREFEQADERVARTYGGTGLGLSISERIVKRMGGRITLASEPGKGSTFEVAVPLAPSQAGAGQTAFPSPDLAGKSLLLVAEGIEASLIARRLERWGGQTCMVADAAVAEALLPERSWHAVLVDRAIGPAAADHLGEAARAHAMQRLVLLTSSSRHEKFSPAFSGFLVKPLRAASLATRLALTPEIASPDLAPEPVTESTSATRARGFSILVAEDNEINALLMRSLLTKLGHRVVIAVHGEAALESWLAASSAGAPYDLVLMDIQMPQLDGIETTKRIRAHEAATGRQHTPILALTANTLVEDRYACFEAGMNGFLIKPLDREKLDEALAGLAASRNLAV